A stretch of the Arachis stenosperma cultivar V10309 chromosome 6, arast.V10309.gnm1.PFL2, whole genome shotgun sequence genome encodes the following:
- the LOC130934200 gene encoding uncharacterized protein LOC130934200, giving the protein MDFSFQFNGKNEESILISSEEYYGISFLGGDDDEDDVWNESLTGELGDEIDGNGHSWDLVTCDGGVTGFPSVKDFVGKEFSTVEEQGSRHEKHYDRPEKVCTDCKAKLKIYYDAQGHLWNVRRIDHNHNYPLALTMFSHLHPSHQKMGHIGKAQVDSLKKLGIATSRIMAHMASQSGGYRMLRFIKKDICNYVHG; this is encoded by the exons ATGGACTTTAGCTTTCAGTTCAATGGTAAAAATGAGGAGTCAATTTTAATTAGTTCAGAAGAGTATTACGGTATATCTTTTTTGGGTGGAGACGATGACGAAGACGATGTTTGGAATGAGTCCCTAACGGGTGAATTAGGTGATGAAATAGATGGGAATGGTCATAGTTGGGATCTGGTTACATGTGATGGTGGTGTTACCGGGTTTCCTTCCGTGAAAGACTTTGTGGGGAAAGAATTTAGTACTGTGGAAGAG cAAGGTTCAAGGCATGAGAAACACTATGATCGTCCTGAAAAGGTTTGCACAGATTGCAAGGCAAAATTGAAAATTTACTACGATGCACAAGGCCATCTATGGAACGTCAGGAGGATCGATCACAATCATAACTACCCTCTTGCCCTAACTATGTTTAGCCATCTTCATCCTAGTCATCAGAAGATGGGTCACATTGGAAAGGCTCAAGTTGATAGTTTGAAAAAGTTGGGGATTGCAACATCGAGAATTATGGCTCACATGGCCAGTCAGTCAGGTGGCTATAGGATGCTTCGGTTTATAAAAAAGGATATCTGTAACTATGTGCATGGCTAA